In a single window of the Nicotiana tomentosiformis chromosome 8, ASM39032v3, whole genome shotgun sequence genome:
- the LOC104105790 gene encoding AP-4 complex subunit epsilon isoform X1, with product MGSQGGFGQSKEFLDLIKSIGEARSKAEEDRIVINEIETLKKRIIEPDIPKRKMKEYIIRLVYVEMLGHDASFGYIHAVKMTHDDNLHLKRTGYLAVTLFLNEDHDLIILIVNTIQKDLKSDNYLVVCAALNAVCKLINEETIPAVLPQVVELLGHSKEAVRKKAVMALHRFFQKSPSSVSHLVSNFRKRLCDNDPGVMGATLCPLYDLIAADVNSYKDLVVSFVSILKQVAERRLPKSYDYHQMPAPFIQIKLLKILALLGSSDKKASEQMYTIVGDIMRKSDSTSNIGNAILYECICCVSSIHPNPKVLESAAEAVAKFLKNDSHNLKYLGIDALGRLIKISAEIAEQHQLAVIDCLEVRNVTSQDPDDTLKRKTFELLYKMTKPSNVEVIVDRMIDYMMSINDNHYKTEIASRCVELAEQFAPSNQWFIQTMNKVFEHAGDLVNLKVAHNLMRLIAEGFGEDDDTADTQLRSSAVESYLRIMGEPKLPSAFLQVICWVLGEYGTADGKYSASYITGKICDIAEAHSTDDMVKAYAVSALMKVYSFEIAAGRKVDMLPECESFIEELLASHSTDLQQRAYELQAVVGLDARAVENIMPMDASCEDIEVDRELSFLNGYVQESLNKGAQPYIPENARSGALTISNFRHEEQHGSSGHSLRFEAYELPKPSVPSRPSPVPPVFSTELVPVPEPTYHTEFHEAVAPKLSASGTGSSEIKLRLDGVQRKWGKQTYSSSSPSTSDSDTYKTQNGATQRDVPSSLSSKTRDVSYESRRQQEDINPEKQKLAASLFGGASKSEKRPAGAGHKASRPNSHTADKSHAEKTGPSDGGAAKASPQPPPDLLDLGEPTSISSATSVDPFKQLEGLLDLNEGTPAPGSSGDSATKAPDFMSLYGNTSFRGQNMMGTENLLSTAAFSLASDRNGHGTGSTVTNSTQLSKGPNHKDALEKDALVRQMGVTPTSQNPNLFKDLLG from the exons ATGGGCTCCCAAGGCGGATTTGGACAGTCCAAAGAGTTTCTCGACCTAATCAAATCCATCGGCGAAGCCCGATCCAAAGCTGAAGAAGATCGAATCGTGATTAACGAGATCGAAACCCTTAAAAAACGAATCATCGAGCCTGATATACCTAAAAGAAAGATGAAAGAGTACATAATACGATTAGTGTATGTCGAGATGTTAGGCCACGATGCATCGTTTGGGTACATACATGCTGTGAAAATGACACATGATGATAATTTGCATCTTAAACGTACTGGTTATTTAGCTGTGACGCTTTTTTTGAATGAGGATCATGACTTGATTATCCTGATTGTGAATACTATTCAGAAGGACTTGAAATCGGATAATTATTTGGTGGTTTGCGCCGCATTGAATGCCGTTTGTAAGTTGATTAATGAGGAGACTATTCCAGCAGTGTTGCCACAGGTGGTGGAGTTGTTAGGGCATTCTAAAGAAGCTGTTAGGAAAAAGGCTGTTATGGCACTTCATCGTTTTTTTCAGAAATCGCCATCGTCCGTTAGCCATCTTGTCTCCAATTTCAGAAAG AGGCTATGTGACAATGATCCTGGCGTAATGGGTGCTACACTTTGTCCTCTTTATGATCTTATTGCTGCAGATGTTAATTCTTACAAGGATTTGGTTGTCAGCTTTGTAAGCATTCTAAAACAAGTAGCGGAACGGAGGTTACCCAAGAGTTATGATTATCATCAGATGCCAGCTCCATTCATTCAG ATCAAATTGTTGAAAATTCTGGCATTACTGGGAAGCAGTGACAAAAAAGCCAGTGAACAAATGTATACTATTGTTGGTGACATTATGAGAAAAAGTGATTCAACAAGTAATATAGGAAATGCTATTCTATATGAGTGCATATGTTGTGTTTCCTCAATACATCCTAACCCCAAGGTATTAGAATCTGCGGCAGAAGCAGTTGCCAAATTTTTGAAG AATGATAGCCATAATCTAAAGTACTTGGGCATTGATGCGCTTGGTAGATTGATAAAGATAAGCGCAGAAATTGCTGAGCAGCACCAACTAGCAGTGATTGATTGTTTAGAGGTTAGAAATGTTACTTCTCAG GACCCAGATGACACACTGAAGCGGAAGACTTTTGAGCTGCTGTATAAAATGACAAAgccatcgaatgtagaagttattGTCGACCGTATGATTGATTACATGATGAGTATAAATGATAACCATTACAAAACTGAGATAGCCTCCAGATGTGTCGAACTGGCTGAGCAGTTTGCACCGAGCAATCAATGGTTTATCCAG ACCATGAATAAAGTGTTTGAGCACGCAGGAGATCTAGTGAATTTAAAGGTTGCCCACAACTTGATGCGGCTAATTGCCGAGGGATTTGGAGAAGATGATGATACTGCAGATACCCAGCTGAGATCATCAGCT GTGGAGTCATATTTGCGCATCATGGGAGAGCCAAAACTTCCCTCTGCATTTCTCCAA GTTATTTGCTGGGTCTTGGGGGAGTATGGAACTGCTGATGGGAAGTATTCTGCCTCCTATATCACAGGGAAAATATGTGATATTGCTGAGGCTCATTCAACTGATGACATGGTCAAG GCGTATGCAGTATCGGCGCTTATGAAAGTATATTCATTTGAAATAGCAGCTGGGAGGAAAGTGGACATGTTGCCTGAg TGTGAATCATTCATTGAAGAGTTATTAGCATCACACTCAACAGATTTACAGCAACGAGCATATGAACTTCAAGCAGTTGTTGGCTTAGATGCTCGTGCTGTTGAAAATATTATGCCAATGGATGCTAGTTGTGAAGACATTGAG GTTGATAGAGAACTATCTTTTCTCAATGGTTATGTTCAAGAGTCACTGAATAAGGGGGCTCAACCCTATATTCCTGAGAATGCGCGATCAGGAGCTTTAACTATCAGCAATTTTAGACATGAAGAACAGCATGGATCCTCAGGACATTCTCTTAGATTTGAAGCTTACGAGCTTCCTAAACCCTCTGTGCCATCAAGACCTTCTCCAGTCCCACCAGTATTCTCAACCGAACTTGTTCCTGTACCAGAACCAACTTATCACACAGAGTTTCATGAAGCTGTTGCACCAAAGTTGTCCGCATCTGGTACAGGCTCATCTGAAATCAAGCTACGACTTGATGGTGTTCAAAGAAAGTGGGGTAAGCAAACTTATTCTTCTTCCTCACCATCTACTTCAGATTCTGATACCTATAAGACTCAGAATGGAGCAACACAGCGTGATGTACCAAGCAGCTTAAGCTCAAAAACACGTGATGTATCATATGAATCCAGAAGGCAACAAGAGGATATTAATCCGGAAAAGCAAAAACTTGCTGCTTCCCTCTTTGGGGGCGCATCAAAATCTGAAAAAAGACCTGCTGGTGCTGGGCACAAGGCATCAAGGCCAAACAGCCATACTGCAGACAAGTCTCATGCAGAAAAGACTGGACCTTCTGATGGAGGTGCTGCTAAAGCAAGTCCCCAACCACCTCCAGACTTGCTTGACTTGGGTGAACCAACTAGTATTAGTAGTGCAACTTCTGTGGATCCGTTTAAGCAATTGGAAGGCTTGCTTGACTTAAACGAAGGTACTCCAGCTCCAGGTTCTAGTGGAGATAGTGCTACTAAAGCGCCTGATTTTATGTCTCTTTATGGGAATACTTCCTTCAGGGGGCAGAATATGATGGGAACGGAAAATCTCCTTTCAACTGCTGCATTTTCACTTGCATCCGACAGAAATGGCCATGGAACAGGTAGTACAGTTACAAATTCAACACAATTAAGTAAGGGCCCGAATCATaaagatgctttggaaaaagaTGCACTTGTGAGGCAAATGGGTGTGACACCAACGAGTCAGAATCCCAACTTATTCAAGGATTTGCTTGGGTAA
- the LOC104105790 gene encoding AP-4 complex subunit epsilon isoform X2, whose amino-acid sequence MGSQGGFGQSKEFLDLIKSIGEARSKAEEDRIVINEIETLKKRIIEPDIPKRKMKEYIIRLVYVEMLGHDASFGYIHAVKMTHDDNLHLKRTGYLAVTLFLNEDHDLIILIVNTIQKDLKSDNYLVVCAALNAVCKLINEETIPAVLPQVVELLGHSKEAVRKKAVMALHRFFQKSPSSVSHLVSNFRKRLCDNDPGVMGATLCPLYDLIAADVNSYKDLVVSFVSILKQVAERRLPKSYDYHQMPAPFIQIKLLKILALLGSSDKKASEQMYTIVGDIMRKSDSTSNIGNAILYECICCVSSIHPNPKVLESAAEAVAKFLKNDSHNLKYLGIDALGRLIKISAEIAEQHQLAVIDCLEDPDDTLKRKTFELLYKMTKPSNVEVIVDRMIDYMMSINDNHYKTEIASRCVELAEQFAPSNQWFIQTMNKVFEHAGDLVNLKVAHNLMRLIAEGFGEDDDTADTQLRSSAVESYLRIMGEPKLPSAFLQVICWVLGEYGTADGKYSASYITGKICDIAEAHSTDDMVKAYAVSALMKVYSFEIAAGRKVDMLPECESFIEELLASHSTDLQQRAYELQAVVGLDARAVENIMPMDASCEDIEVDRELSFLNGYVQESLNKGAQPYIPENARSGALTISNFRHEEQHGSSGHSLRFEAYELPKPSVPSRPSPVPPVFSTELVPVPEPTYHTEFHEAVAPKLSASGTGSSEIKLRLDGVQRKWGKQTYSSSSPSTSDSDTYKTQNGATQRDVPSSLSSKTRDVSYESRRQQEDINPEKQKLAASLFGGASKSEKRPAGAGHKASRPNSHTADKSHAEKTGPSDGGAAKASPQPPPDLLDLGEPTSISSATSVDPFKQLEGLLDLNEGTPAPGSSGDSATKAPDFMSLYGNTSFRGQNMMGTENLLSTAAFSLASDRNGHGTGSTVTNSTQLSKGPNHKDALEKDALVRQMGVTPTSQNPNLFKDLLG is encoded by the exons ATGGGCTCCCAAGGCGGATTTGGACAGTCCAAAGAGTTTCTCGACCTAATCAAATCCATCGGCGAAGCCCGATCCAAAGCTGAAGAAGATCGAATCGTGATTAACGAGATCGAAACCCTTAAAAAACGAATCATCGAGCCTGATATACCTAAAAGAAAGATGAAAGAGTACATAATACGATTAGTGTATGTCGAGATGTTAGGCCACGATGCATCGTTTGGGTACATACATGCTGTGAAAATGACACATGATGATAATTTGCATCTTAAACGTACTGGTTATTTAGCTGTGACGCTTTTTTTGAATGAGGATCATGACTTGATTATCCTGATTGTGAATACTATTCAGAAGGACTTGAAATCGGATAATTATTTGGTGGTTTGCGCCGCATTGAATGCCGTTTGTAAGTTGATTAATGAGGAGACTATTCCAGCAGTGTTGCCACAGGTGGTGGAGTTGTTAGGGCATTCTAAAGAAGCTGTTAGGAAAAAGGCTGTTATGGCACTTCATCGTTTTTTTCAGAAATCGCCATCGTCCGTTAGCCATCTTGTCTCCAATTTCAGAAAG AGGCTATGTGACAATGATCCTGGCGTAATGGGTGCTACACTTTGTCCTCTTTATGATCTTATTGCTGCAGATGTTAATTCTTACAAGGATTTGGTTGTCAGCTTTGTAAGCATTCTAAAACAAGTAGCGGAACGGAGGTTACCCAAGAGTTATGATTATCATCAGATGCCAGCTCCATTCATTCAG ATCAAATTGTTGAAAATTCTGGCATTACTGGGAAGCAGTGACAAAAAAGCCAGTGAACAAATGTATACTATTGTTGGTGACATTATGAGAAAAAGTGATTCAACAAGTAATATAGGAAATGCTATTCTATATGAGTGCATATGTTGTGTTTCCTCAATACATCCTAACCCCAAGGTATTAGAATCTGCGGCAGAAGCAGTTGCCAAATTTTTGAAG AATGATAGCCATAATCTAAAGTACTTGGGCATTGATGCGCTTGGTAGATTGATAAAGATAAGCGCAGAAATTGCTGAGCAGCACCAACTAGCAGTGATTGATTGTTTAGAG GACCCAGATGACACACTGAAGCGGAAGACTTTTGAGCTGCTGTATAAAATGACAAAgccatcgaatgtagaagttattGTCGACCGTATGATTGATTACATGATGAGTATAAATGATAACCATTACAAAACTGAGATAGCCTCCAGATGTGTCGAACTGGCTGAGCAGTTTGCACCGAGCAATCAATGGTTTATCCAG ACCATGAATAAAGTGTTTGAGCACGCAGGAGATCTAGTGAATTTAAAGGTTGCCCACAACTTGATGCGGCTAATTGCCGAGGGATTTGGAGAAGATGATGATACTGCAGATACCCAGCTGAGATCATCAGCT GTGGAGTCATATTTGCGCATCATGGGAGAGCCAAAACTTCCCTCTGCATTTCTCCAA GTTATTTGCTGGGTCTTGGGGGAGTATGGAACTGCTGATGGGAAGTATTCTGCCTCCTATATCACAGGGAAAATATGTGATATTGCTGAGGCTCATTCAACTGATGACATGGTCAAG GCGTATGCAGTATCGGCGCTTATGAAAGTATATTCATTTGAAATAGCAGCTGGGAGGAAAGTGGACATGTTGCCTGAg TGTGAATCATTCATTGAAGAGTTATTAGCATCACACTCAACAGATTTACAGCAACGAGCATATGAACTTCAAGCAGTTGTTGGCTTAGATGCTCGTGCTGTTGAAAATATTATGCCAATGGATGCTAGTTGTGAAGACATTGAG GTTGATAGAGAACTATCTTTTCTCAATGGTTATGTTCAAGAGTCACTGAATAAGGGGGCTCAACCCTATATTCCTGAGAATGCGCGATCAGGAGCTTTAACTATCAGCAATTTTAGACATGAAGAACAGCATGGATCCTCAGGACATTCTCTTAGATTTGAAGCTTACGAGCTTCCTAAACCCTCTGTGCCATCAAGACCTTCTCCAGTCCCACCAGTATTCTCAACCGAACTTGTTCCTGTACCAGAACCAACTTATCACACAGAGTTTCATGAAGCTGTTGCACCAAAGTTGTCCGCATCTGGTACAGGCTCATCTGAAATCAAGCTACGACTTGATGGTGTTCAAAGAAAGTGGGGTAAGCAAACTTATTCTTCTTCCTCACCATCTACTTCAGATTCTGATACCTATAAGACTCAGAATGGAGCAACACAGCGTGATGTACCAAGCAGCTTAAGCTCAAAAACACGTGATGTATCATATGAATCCAGAAGGCAACAAGAGGATATTAATCCGGAAAAGCAAAAACTTGCTGCTTCCCTCTTTGGGGGCGCATCAAAATCTGAAAAAAGACCTGCTGGTGCTGGGCACAAGGCATCAAGGCCAAACAGCCATACTGCAGACAAGTCTCATGCAGAAAAGACTGGACCTTCTGATGGAGGTGCTGCTAAAGCAAGTCCCCAACCACCTCCAGACTTGCTTGACTTGGGTGAACCAACTAGTATTAGTAGTGCAACTTCTGTGGATCCGTTTAAGCAATTGGAAGGCTTGCTTGACTTAAACGAAGGTACTCCAGCTCCAGGTTCTAGTGGAGATAGTGCTACTAAAGCGCCTGATTTTATGTCTCTTTATGGGAATACTTCCTTCAGGGGGCAGAATATGATGGGAACGGAAAATCTCCTTTCAACTGCTGCATTTTCACTTGCATCCGACAGAAATGGCCATGGAACAGGTAGTACAGTTACAAATTCAACACAATTAAGTAAGGGCCCGAATCATaaagatgctttggaaaaagaTGCACTTGTGAGGCAAATGGGTGTGACACCAACGAGTCAGAATCCCAACTTATTCAAGGATTTGCTTGGGTAA